A genomic region of Nitrospirota bacterium contains the following coding sequences:
- the ilvD gene encoding dihydroxy-acid dehydratase encodes MRSRTIKEGLERVPHRALLYATGIPKSEMKKPFIGVATSFTDIIPGHIGMRDLERFIEKGVHTGGGYPFFFGIPGICDGIAMGHSGMHYSLPSRELIADMVETIAQAHQLDGLVLLTNCDKITPGMLMAAARINIPSIVVTAGPMLSGRLRGKRLSLINDTFEAVGKYKKGLIKNDELEALEMCACPGAGSCQGMYTANTMACVTESLGMSLSGCATALAVSADKRRIAFASGERIVELVKKNITPGKIMTRKAFENAIMVDLALGGSTNTVLHIPAIAHDAGVELPLEAFDILSKKTPHLANMLPGGEHFLEDLEWAGGIPALMKRLRGNLNNCITVSGRSIFEIADSAEIINENVIRPLNKAYHKEGGIAILRGNLAPDGAVVKQSAVSKNMMKFEGSAKVFNSEEEGMKAILNGKIKAGDVVVIRYEGPKGGPGMREMLSPTATIAGMGLSESVAVITDGRFSGGTRGPCIGHISPEAMEGGIIAIIKNGDRIKIDIPGRRVDLLLSEKEIKERLSKWKPPKPKITKGYLSRYARMVTSAGTGAVMK; translated from the coding sequence ATGCGCAGCAGGACAATTAAGGAAGGATTAGAGCGTGTTCCGCACAGGGCGCTCCTTTATGCGACAGGCATTCCAAAGAGCGAAATGAAAAAGCCGTTTATCGGCGTTGCAACAAGTTTCACCGATATTATTCCGGGACACATCGGCATGAGAGACCTTGAGAGATTCATAGAAAAAGGAGTGCATACAGGAGGAGGCTATCCTTTCTTTTTTGGAATTCCCGGCATCTGCGACGGCATTGCAATGGGACACAGCGGCATGCATTATTCTCTTCCGTCAAGGGAGCTGATTGCCGACATGGTGGAGACTATAGCTCAGGCGCATCAGCTTGACGGGCTTGTGCTTCTTACTAACTGCGACAAGATTACGCCCGGAATGCTCATGGCTGCGGCCAGGATTAATATCCCCTCAATAGTCGTTACTGCAGGACCGATGCTTTCAGGACGTCTGAGGGGTAAAAGGCTCTCGCTTATCAATGATACCTTTGAAGCGGTTGGAAAGTATAAAAAAGGTTTGATAAAAAACGATGAGCTTGAAGCTCTTGAAATGTGCGCATGTCCGGGCGCAGGCTCATGCCAGGGCATGTACACTGCAAATACAATGGCCTGTGTTACAGAATCGCTCGGCATGAGCCTTTCAGGATGCGCTACTGCGCTTGCCGTATCTGCCGATAAAAGGAGAATAGCCTTTGCAAGCGGAGAGCGCATTGTTGAACTGGTAAAGAAAAATATCACGCCGGGGAAGATAATGACCCGGAAGGCGTTTGAGAATGCAATAATGGTTGACCTGGCCTTAGGCGGCTCAACCAATACTGTCCTTCACATCCCTGCAATTGCGCATGACGCAGGAGTGGAACTTCCGCTTGAGGCATTTGATATCCTGAGCAAGAAAACCCCCCATCTTGCAAATATGCTTCCCGGCGGCGAGCATTTTCTTGAAGACCTTGAATGGGCAGGAGGCATTCCGGCCTTGATGAAGAGATTAAGGGGAAATTTGAATAATTGCATTACAGTAAGCGGCAGGAGTATTTTTGAGATTGCTGATTCTGCAGAGATTATAAATGAAAATGTTATAAGGCCTCTGAACAAGGCTTACCATAAAGAAGGAGGCATCGCAATCCTGAGGGGCAATCTCGCTCCTGACGGAGCAGTTGTAAAGCAGTCCGCCGTGAGCAAAAATATGATGAAGTTTGAAGGCAGCGCAAAGGTGTTTAACTCAGAAGAAGAGGGCATGAAGGCAATCCTCAACGGGAAGATAAAGGCAGGCGATGTTGTTGTCATAAGGTATGAGGGGCCCAAGGGAGGGCCGGGGATGAGGGAGATGCTTTCTCCGACAGCAACAATCGCGGGCATGGGATTGAGCGAATCAGTGGCCGTGATAACAGACGGAAGGTTTTCAGGCGGGACCAGAGGCCCATGCATAGGGCACATATCGCCTGAAGCAATGGAAGGCGGAATCATAGCAATTATCAAAAACGGAGACAGAATAAAAATTGACATTCCGGGAAGAAGGGTTGATCTTCTTCTCTCCGAAAAAGAAATAAAGGAAAGGCTCAGCAAATGGAAACCGCCAAAGCCTAAGATAACAAAAGGCTATCTTTCAAGATACGCAAGGATGGTCACTTCAGCAGGAACAGGCGCGGTAATGAAATAG
- a CDS encoding DUF465 domain-containing protein: MKEQEIAEILLKENEEYKKLGEEHKNLKEALAEIDKKVHFTPEEEVERKRIQKLKLTKKDRMAELIREYKKSHSTN; this comes from the coding sequence TTGAAAGAACAGGAGATAGCAGAGATTCTTTTAAAGGAAAATGAGGAGTATAAAAAACTTGGAGAGGAACATAAAAATCTTAAAGAGGCGCTTGCGGAGATTGACAAGAAAGTCCATTTCACACCGGAAGAAGAGGTAGAGAGGAAAAGGATTCAGAAACTGAAACTTACAAAAAAAGACAGGATGGCAGAACTTATAAGGGAATATAAAAAAAGCCATTCAACGAACTAA
- a CDS encoding type II toxin-antitoxin system Phd/YefM family antitoxin — MQKLKIAEDIRSLSEVRNSMATFIKQVHDTKRPVIITQHGKGIAVLLGANEFEAMQEKIELLSDIQTSLNQLEKGAGISHKDAKEKLLKRIPK, encoded by the coding sequence GTGCAAAAACTAAAAATTGCTGAAGATATCAGGTCCCTGTCAGAAGTCAGGAACAGCATGGCAACTTTTATAAAGCAAGTTCATGATACTAAAAGACCGGTGATAATTACACAGCACGGGAAAGGCATTGCGGTCCTTTTAGGTGCAAATGAATTTGAAGCCATGCAAGAGAAAATCGAGCTTCTATCAGATATTCAAACCTCTCTCAATCAACTGGAAAAAGGAGCAGGAATCAGCCATAAAGATGCAAAAGAGAAACTATTAAAGCGAATTCCAAAATGA
- a CDS encoding peptidase C39 family protein — protein sequence MGIARLLRFARNDNCILSIIFIVYFLHSCAVVNPVLESKHNRIIANVPFHAQEAYQCGPASLAGVMNYWKIDVTPDDIAKEIYSKSAKGTLNIDMVIYPQKKGLFAEQYSGNMKDLKKNIDSGYPLVVFVDYGLWVFQSNHFMVVVGYNEDRVIVNSGKDKGKFISEEDFIKAWEKTKFWTLLIKRK from the coding sequence ATGGGAATAGCAAGATTGCTTCGCTTCGCTCGCAATGACAATTGTATTCTGTCTATTATTTTTATTGTATATTTCTTGCATTCGTGTGCTGTGGTGAATCCTGTCCTTGAGTCCAAGCATAACCGCATTATTGCTAATGTCCCGTTCCATGCTCAGGAGGCTTATCAGTGCGGACCCGCATCTCTTGCAGGCGTTATGAATTACTGGAAGATAGATGTTACGCCTGATGATATTGCAAAGGAGATATACAGCAAATCCGCAAAAGGCACCCTGAATATTGATATGGTAATTTATCCTCAGAAAAAGGGATTATTTGCAGAACAATATTCAGGGAATATGAAAGACCTGAAAAAAAATATAGATTCAGGGTATCCGCTTGTTGTGTTTGTTGATTATGGTTTATGGGTATTTCAGTCAAATCATTTCATGGTTGTTGTAGGGTATAATGAGGATAGAGTGATTGTGAATTCAGGAAAAGATAAGGGCAAGTTCATATCTGAAGAGGATTTTATAAAGGCATGGGAAAAGACAAAATTCTGGACGCTGCTTATCAAAAGAAAGTGA
- a CDS encoding response regulator, translating to IILMDIQMPKMNGLEAAKILKSNQSTAKIPIIALTAYAMTEEKEKLGKEWFDGYIAKPAGVKDILKLVDEVIKQKGDKDDTKV from the coding sequence CATCATACTTATGGATATACAGATGCCGAAGATGAACGGCCTTGAGGCCGCAAAAATACTCAAGTCAAATCAGTCCACTGCAAAGATACCGATAATAGCTCTTACGGCATATGCAATGACAGAGGAAAAGGAGAAGCTTGGCAAAGAGTGGTTTGACGGCTACATTGCAAAACCTGCCGGTGTAAAGGATATTTTGAAATTGGTTGATGAAGTAATTAAGCAGAAAGGGGATAAAGACGATACCAAAGTTTGA
- a CDS encoding PA2779 family protein, with the protein MRIPLMKHLSWYLIIAMFIIGIAPKADAGIAPSEIIVMSQVDRTADLGKIQNVLEMKMVRERLEKLGFAQDEIQNKLSSLSDQQMHNLALQIDDMKVGGDGLDIVIALLVITILVVLLIQLTGHRVIVTK; encoded by the coding sequence ATGAGAATACCTTTAATGAAGCATTTATCCTGGTATCTGATAATTGCAATGTTCATAATCGGGATTGCGCCTAAGGCTGATGCGGGCATTGCGCCGTCGGAAATCATTGTTATGTCACAGGTTGACAGGACGGCTGACCTTGGAAAAATCCAGAATGTTCTTGAAATGAAAATGGTCAGAGAGAGGCTTGAGAAATTAGGATTTGCTCAGGATGAGATACAGAACAAATTAAGCAGTCTCAGCGACCAGCAGATGCACAATCTGGCGCTCCAGATAGACGATATGAAGGTTGGAGGAGACGGCCTCGATATAGTGATAGCTCTTCTTGTGATCACCATACTTGTTGTGCTGTTAATTCAGCTTACAGGCCACAGAGTAATAGTAACGAAATAA
- a CDS encoding tetratricopeptide repeat protein, with the protein MGKDKILDAAYQKKVKSLELRVKSFKIVFFLIAFSLLTSCSLPRIIILDDPLSPEEHINLGFAYEKKGDIDNALREYRLASKKLPLAYLYMGNIYFQKNDFDEAESAYKKAIEKEPSNSDAYNNLAWLYYTKKENLNEAEELALKAIELNPSKKEIYQDTLDKIRGVKSKL; encoded by the coding sequence ATGGGAAAAGACAAAATTCTGGACGCTGCTTATCAAAAGAAAGTGAAAAGTTTAGAGTTAAGAGTTAAGAGTTTTAAGATAGTTTTTTTCCTAATTGCATTTTCACTTTTAACTTCTTGTTCCCTTCCGCGAATAATCATCCTCGACGACCCGCTGAGCCCTGAGGAGCACATAAACCTCGGGTTTGCATACGAGAAAAAAGGAGATATTGATAATGCATTGAGGGAATACAGGCTTGCATCAAAAAAACTTCCTCTGGCGTATCTTTATATGGGGAATATATATTTTCAGAAAAATGATTTTGACGAGGCAGAGTCAGCATATAAAAAGGCGATTGAAAAAGAACCCTCTAATTCAGACGCATACAATAATCTTGCCTGGCTTTATTACACAAAAAAGGAAAATCTCAACGAGGCAGAGGAACTTGCGCTTAAGGCAATAGAACTTAATCCTTCAAAGAAGGAAATTTATCAGGACACGCTTGATAAGATTAGGGGAGTAAAGAGCAAGTTGTAA
- the ilvN gene encoding acetolactate synthase small subunit, with amino-acid sequence MRHTISVLVENKFGVLSRVSGLFSGRGYNIESLSVGETIDPQISVMTIVTTGDDSVIEQITKQLNKLIDIIKVTDMTELDHVEREMVLVKVSLRQQDKAEVLNLTEIFRGRIVDSSQKTYTIEITGDEKKIEAFVELMRPMGIKEFVRTGKVAITREGVKK; translated from the coding sequence ATGAGACATACAATTTCTGTTCTGGTTGAAAATAAATTCGGTGTGCTTTCAAGGGTATCCGGGCTTTTCAGCGGAAGAGGCTATAACATTGAAAGCCTCTCTGTAGGAGAGACGATAGACCCGCAGATTTCTGTTATGACAATAGTAACAACAGGGGATGACTCGGTTATTGAGCAGATTACGAAACAGCTTAATAAACTTATTGATATCATAAAAGTCACTGACATGACAGAGCTGGACCATGTTGAGCGTGAAATGGTGCTCGTAAAAGTATCTCTGAGGCAGCAGGACAAGGCAGAGGTGTTAAATCTGACAGAGATATTCAGAGGAAGGATTGTGGATTCAAGCCAGAAGACCTATACAATAGAAATCACCGGCGATGAAAAGAAGATAGAGGCGTTTGTGGAGCTTATGCGGCCTATGGGCATAAAGGAATTTGTCAGGACAGGCAAGGTAGCTATAACAAGAGAAGGCGTAAAAAAATAA
- a CDS encoding type II toxin-antitoxin system RelE/ParE family toxin produces MRIIWSPLAVDRASEIADYIAQDKPSAAEKWIDTVFSKVEQLKSSPEIGRILPEINDSQFRELIYGNYRIIYRIETKQISILTIRHGRQILPINEIKA; encoded by the coding sequence ATGAGAATAATCTGGTCTCCTCTTGCTGTCGATAGAGCATCGGAAATAGCCGATTATATTGCCCAAGACAAACCATCAGCGGCAGAAAAATGGATTGATACAGTATTTTCTAAAGTTGAGCAACTAAAATCGTCTCCCGAAATCGGCCGGATTCTACCCGAAATTAATGATAGCCAATTTAGAGAACTAATTTACGGCAATTACCGCATCATTTATCGTATCGAAACCAAACAAATATCCATTCTCACAATTCGACATGGCAGACAAATATTGCCAATAAATGAAATTAAGGCATAA
- the hemG gene encoding protoporphyrinogen oxidase translates to MRLTIIGGGISGLSLAYFLLEREPSLDIIILESEKRAGGKIWTEKVNGFLCEGGVNGFLDNRPKTLELASKLLINPLRSTDAARKRYIFSGGKLNLLPESPVSFLTSDLLSLYGRLRVMYEFFAPRGRAEDETLADFARRRLGKEAYEKLIDPMASGIYAGNSELLSLKSCFPKIFNLEEKYGSLIKGMIKLQRARDKERRTDKLQTPNSKLQTKVGAGPGGTLTSFHDGMGMMVDSLKSSLKERLRAGSKVVSVERKNKGYAVHLSDGMVVETEILVIASPAYSAAEILKNLDRPLSSVLSEIPYPSVSVVCFGYRKERIADKLDGFGFLIPYKERRKILGSLWDSSIFPGRAPDGYALLRSMVGGARASELAMQDDSRLMDVVAEELKDIMDIKVQPDFVKIYRHEKAIPQYNIGHDRKLKAVDEMLLKYKNLYLTGNAYRGIGVNDCIENSYKLAETIIRKEEI, encoded by the coding sequence ATGAGGCTGACTATTATCGGAGGAGGAATTTCTGGTCTCTCTTTAGCTTACTTTCTCCTCGAAAGAGAGCCTTCATTGGATATTATTATCCTTGAATCCGAAAAAAGAGCCGGCGGAAAGATATGGACAGAAAAAGTGAACGGTTTCCTCTGCGAAGGCGGAGTTAACGGTTTCCTTGATAACAGGCCCAAGACTTTAGAGCTTGCCTCAAAACTTCTGATTAATCCGCTGAGAAGCACGGACGCAGCCAGAAAGAGATATATTTTTTCTGGCGGGAAATTAAACCTTCTGCCTGAATCGCCTGTATCGTTTCTTACTTCCGATCTCCTGAGCCTTTACGGACGCTTAAGGGTAATGTATGAGTTTTTCGCTCCAAGAGGCAGGGCAGAAGATGAGACACTTGCTGATTTTGCAAGGAGAAGGCTTGGTAAAGAGGCATACGAAAAACTTATTGATCCGATGGCGTCAGGCATTTATGCAGGAAATTCTGAGTTGCTTAGCCTTAAAAGCTGTTTCCCAAAGATTTTTAATCTTGAAGAGAAATACGGAAGCCTTATAAAAGGCATGATAAAACTGCAGAGAGCAAGGGACAAAGAAAGAAGAACAGATAAACTCCAAACTCCAAACTCCAAACTCCAAACTAAAGTAGGCGCCGGGCCCGGAGGTACGCTTACGTCTTTTCACGACGGCATGGGAATGATGGTAGATTCCTTGAAAAGTTCTCTTAAAGAAAGGCTCAGAGCCGGAAGCAAAGTAGTTTCCGTTGAAAGAAAGAATAAGGGTTATGCTGTCCATCTCTCTGACGGCATGGTTGTAGAGACGGAGATTCTTGTAATTGCATCCCCTGCATATTCAGCAGCGGAGATTTTAAAAAATCTTGACAGGCCTCTCTCATCGGTTCTTTCAGAGATACCGTATCCCTCCGTATCGGTTGTGTGTTTCGGATACAGGAAGGAACGCATCGCTGATAAACTGGATGGATTCGGTTTTCTCATCCCATATAAGGAGCGCAGAAAAATCCTCGGTTCATTATGGGATTCAAGCATTTTTCCCGGAAGGGCTCCTGACGGATATGCGCTTTTGAGGAGCATGGTGGGAGGCGCAAGGGCATCTGAACTTGCGATGCAGGATGACAGCAGGCTGATGGATGTTGTTGCAGAAGAACTGAAGGATATAATGGATATAAAAGTTCAGCCTGATTTTGTAAAAATTTACAGGCACGAAAAGGCAATTCCGCAGTATAATATAGGCCATGACAGGAAACTGAAAGCAGTTGACGAGATGTTATTAAAATACAAAAACCTGTATTTAACCGGGAATGCATACCGGGGCATAGGCGTTAATGACTGCATAGAAAATTCATATAAACTGGCAGAGACAATAATAAGAAAGGAGGAAATATAA
- the hemH gene encoding ferrochelatase, with product MNDPVGIVLLNLGGPDSLQAVKPFLYNLFSDRKIIQLGPPFLQKPLAWLIATLRSKKTEGYYSLIGGRSPILDITNAQAKALEEALNNELEMEESPPPIPPPRGGRVREGVAGVKVKVYVGMRYWHPLIEDVIPQIYNNGIRKLIGLSLYPQYSLATSGSSFSKLKEVIGSQFTVHCITSWYDHPLYIEALVDVIKKGLESFTLSLTLPPRGGGMGGGDVHVLFSAHSLPEKFIDEGDPYVRHIERTIEEIVKRMPVKWNLSYQSKSGPVKWLGPSTDEKLKELAGRNIKNILMVPISFVSDHIETLYEIDILYMQMAKGLGINLRRTDSLNTHPLFIEALKDIVIKNMTEIGWI from the coding sequence TTGAATGACCCTGTGGGAATTGTTCTTCTTAATCTCGGAGGGCCTGATTCTCTTCAGGCTGTAAAGCCGTTTCTTTACAATCTGTTTTCAGACAGAAAGATAATTCAACTGGGCCCTCCATTTTTACAAAAACCTCTTGCATGGTTAATAGCAACGCTGAGGTCTAAGAAGACAGAGGGTTATTATAGCCTCATAGGAGGCAGGTCTCCGATACTTGATATTACCAATGCTCAGGCAAAGGCGCTGGAAGAAGCGCTTAACAATGAATTAGAGATGGAGGAATCCCCCCCACCCATCCCTCCCCCTCGAGGGGGGAGGGTTAGGGAGGGGGTGGCAGGAGTAAAGGTTAAAGTCTACGTCGGAATGCGTTACTGGCATCCTTTAATAGAAGATGTGATACCTCAGATTTATAATAATGGAATTAGAAAACTTATTGGACTCAGCCTTTATCCCCAGTATTCTCTGGCAACATCAGGCTCGTCTTTTTCAAAACTGAAGGAAGTTATCGGTTCACAGTTCACTGTTCACTGTATAACTTCGTGGTATGACCATCCGCTTTATATTGAAGCGCTGGTGGATGTTATTAAAAAAGGGCTTGAATCATTCACCCTCTCCCTAACCCTCCCCCCTCGAGGGGGAGGGATGGGTGGGGGGGATGTCCACGTTCTCTTCAGCGCCCACAGCCTTCCTGAAAAGTTTATTGATGAGGGCGACCCTTATGTGCGTCATATTGAGAGAACGATTGAAGAGATTGTAAAGCGGATGCCAGTAAAATGGAACCTGAGTTATCAATCCAAGAGCGGACCTGTAAAATGGCTTGGGCCTTCAACAGACGAAAAACTCAAAGAGCTTGCAGGCAGGAACATTAAAAATATTCTCATGGTCCCGATAAGTTTTGTGTCGGACCATATTGAGACGCTTTATGAGATTGATATATTATATATGCAAATGGCAAAAGGCCTTGGAATTAATCTAAGACGAACAGATTCCCTGAACACACATCCGCTTTTTATTGAAGCGCTGAAAGACATTGTAATAAAAAATATGACGGAGATAGGATGGATATAA
- a CDS encoding PA2779 family protein: MRIPLMKHLSWYLIIAMFIIGIAPKADAGIAPSEIIVMSQVDRTADLGKIQNVLEMKMVRERLEKLGFAQDEIQTKLGSLSDQQMHNLALQIDEIKVGGDSGLGIVIALLVIAILFVLLLWLMDHKVVVTK, translated from the coding sequence ATGAGAATACCGTTAATGAAGCATTTGTCATGGTATCTGATAATTGCAATGTTCATCATTGGGATTGCGCCTAAGGCTGATGCGGGCATTGCGCCATCGGAAATCATTGTCATGTCACAGGTTGACAGGACGGCTGACCTTGGAAAAATCCAGAATGTTCTTGAAATGAAAATGGTCAGAGAGAGGCTGGAGAAGTTAGGATTTGCTCAGGATGAGATACAGACTAAATTAGGCAGTCTCAGCGACCAGCAGATGCACAATCTGGCGCTCCAGATAGATGAGATTAAGGTTGGAGGCGATAGTGGTCTCGGTATAGTGATAGCTCTTCTTGTGATAGCCATACTTTTTGTGCTGTTGCTTTGGCTTATGGATCACAAAGTAGTAGTGACAAAATAA
- the ilvB gene encoding biosynthetic-type acetolactate synthase large subunit, with product MKISGSEILIECLKKEGVKHIFGYPGGVVLNIFDALYDNKDLRLILTRHEQGAVHAADGYARSSGKVGVALVTSGPGATNTVTGIATASMDSIPLVVFSGQVPTMLIGNDAFQEADIVGITRPCTKYNYLVKDVKDLARIVKEAFYIASSGRPGPVLIDLPKDVTVGKADFVWPELDIRSYKPTYEGNKWMITQGAHLIAKSKKPVIIAGGGVILSGAAKELKEFAEHTDIPVTMTLMGLGGFPGSHKLSLGMLGMHGTYYANKAVQDSDLLIAIGMRFDDRVTGKVDAFAPNAKIIHIDIDPTSIKKNVRVDVPIVGDVKKVLAVMNKVLKEEVKEQWGEVKKAWLKQIDAWRAERPMTYTHSDEIIKPQFVVEKIYELTKGDAIITTEVGQNQMWTAQFYKFDKPRTLLTSGGLGTMGYGFPAAIGAQFAHPEKLVIDIAGDGSIQMNIQELATAVINKLPVKVAILNNRYLGMVRQWQELFFEERYSHTKLDESVPDFVKIAEAYGAVGLRAAKPSEVEPVLKEAFRIKKTVFMDFVVDWKEKVYPMVPAGAPIDHMLFEQAEKKAEKKLKAVK from the coding sequence ATGAAAATTTCAGGCTCAGAGATATTAATTGAATGTCTGAAAAAGGAAGGGGTTAAGCACATCTTCGGTTATCCAGGAGGCGTTGTGCTGAACATCTTTGACGCCCTTTATGACAATAAGGATTTACGCCTGATACTCACAAGGCACGAACAGGGCGCTGTTCATGCGGCAGACGGTTATGCAAGGTCATCGGGAAAGGTGGGCGTTGCCCTTGTGACATCAGGCCCCGGCGCGACAAATACAGTTACAGGTATTGCCACTGCCTCAATGGATTCCATACCGCTTGTTGTGTTTTCAGGGCAGGTGCCGACAATGCTTATCGGCAATGATGCATTTCAGGAGGCTGATATAGTAGGCATAACAAGGCCCTGCACAAAATATAACTACCTGGTTAAGGATGTGAAGGACCTTGCAAGGATAGTGAAAGAGGCCTTTTATATAGCGTCTTCAGGCAGGCCGGGCCCTGTGCTTATAGACCTTCCTAAAGATGTAACTGTAGGAAAAGCTGATTTTGTCTGGCCTGAGCTTGACATAAGGAGCTACAAGCCCACTTACGAAGGCAATAAGTGGATGATTACGCAGGGCGCCCATCTCATAGCAAAATCAAAGAAACCTGTGATAATTGCCGGAGGAGGTGTGATACTCTCAGGAGCTGCCAAAGAACTCAAAGAGTTCGCAGAGCATACTGACATCCCTGTGACTATGACACTGATGGGGCTTGGCGGATTTCCGGGTTCGCATAAACTTTCACTCGGCATGCTTGGAATGCACGGGACTTATTATGCCAATAAGGCAGTTCAGGATTCAGACCTTCTTATTGCCATAGGAATGCGCTTTGACGACAGGGTGACAGGCAAGGTTGATGCCTTTGCGCCCAACGCAAAGATAATTCACATAGACATTGACCCGACATCAATAAAAAAGAATGTGAGGGTTGATGTTCCTATAGTGGGTGACGTCAAGAAAGTTCTGGCTGTGATGAATAAGGTGCTTAAAGAAGAAGTGAAAGAACAGTGGGGTGAGGTAAAAAAGGCATGGCTCAAGCAGATAGATGCCTGGCGCGCAGAAAGGCCGATGACCTATACTCACAGCGATGAGATCATAAAACCGCAGTTTGTCGTTGAGAAGATATATGAGCTTACAAAGGGAGATGCAATTATAACAACAGAAGTCGGGCAGAACCAGATGTGGACCGCGCAGTTTTATAAATTTGATAAACCGAGAACACTTCTGACATCAGGCGGGCTCGGCACCATGGGTTATGGTTTCCCCGCTGCAATCGGCGCGCAGTTTGCGCATCCTGAAAAGCTTGTTATTGACATTGCAGGCGACGGAAGCATACAGATGAATATACAGGAGCTTGCCACTGCGGTTATAAATAAGCTTCCTGTTAAAGTAGCCATACTCAACAACAGATACCTTGGCATGGTAAGACAGTGGCAGGAACTCTTCTTTGAAGAAAGATATTCCCATACCAAGCTTGATGAGAGCGTGCCTGACTTTGTAAAGATTGCCGAGGCCTACGGCGCTGTGGGATTAAGGGCCGCAAAGCCGAGCGAGGTTGAACCCGTGCTTAAAGAGGCTTTCAGGATAAAGAAGACCGTGTTTATGGATTTTGTTGTTGACTGGAAGGAAAAGGTTTATCCGATGGTGCCTGCAGGCGCGCCAATAGACCATATGCTTTTTGAACAGGCAGAAAAGAAAGCAGAAAAGAAATTAAAGGCAGTGAAATAA